A region from the Pirellulaceae bacterium genome encodes:
- a CDS encoding TlpA disulfide reductase family protein, protein MNDLRSIRCRWMFCWLVASTLLLSIGCRPSIEESSSEVSLLEAVGANPLSASVEPIDVPNGTTEELLEFIDEIQASELNGMDLSSRQMKSEHLVVLNRVMEARAEACNKILAQENDARTRLLASRLKLQALQTLALLNSEEGRVAYDKFVVELKSSGNADLERFVLIAEFEGQVNTFLNSQEQDDSALRSQLESFLQHPNLDSTAFNTASRTAGLVFQQGHVALSADILESVGERFQKDADTEVAASARALIGEATQVRITQRVSEALTGDATGLASLGETVSEALKDSRTRDDVLGYALQAALTFESRGSFESARQVYQIVQDHYESTDEELMASLNRSVQLAEQRMDSIGKPMQIDGVLLDGEPFDWEAYRGHHVVVCFWQSWHSGWVQEVRSLRRTIAPYRDQGVKIVTINLDDDRNGLERYLQENPLSLPIIVNPDASAAGYQNPNALRAGVESVPYTLLIGPQGVVLDIHSKGDRLQSLLKERLGSSDTAEIARDRNGLRYVAVLSPESDVEAAKSQEASAVTGLSKELQETNPYAPPADATAIGLIDFILEMQDKPRSIQRRKGFSLGVVEASDRLLASDAKERWKTIALLAKTKYLHRDASWGSAKSEEALNRTIDQWKDDPRPAVVNEMRFLQLEQQALASDDTAKDELPGLLNALIEFCEQQSLNGRHLRLASQSVHVVNRLDAPDRETYFQRLGTEFVKSDDKQLAAYGKRIAQSAGSQKDYLNKPLVLTGVTADGGRFDWDTYRGNWVVVDFWATWCGPCRKAMPELRTLAKQYQTQGLQIVGVNLDEDLKVVAEFLSQEELPWANLIGKEATETAKKYDVRSIPKLMLVDRKGRIRFVSHKVAEIAQRIEAEVGT, encoded by the coding sequence ATGAACGATTTGAGATCCATTCGTTGTCGTTGGATGTTCTGTTGGTTGGTCGCCTCAACCCTTCTCCTGTCGATCGGCTGTCGCCCCTCGATCGAGGAATCATCATCGGAGGTTAGTTTGTTGGAGGCGGTGGGAGCGAATCCGCTTAGCGCGTCTGTCGAACCCATTGACGTGCCAAATGGCACGACCGAAGAGTTGCTTGAATTCATCGATGAAATTCAAGCCAGTGAGTTGAATGGCATGGATCTCTCGTCGCGACAAATGAAGAGCGAGCATCTTGTCGTTCTGAACCGTGTGATGGAAGCTCGAGCCGAAGCATGTAACAAGATTCTGGCTCAAGAAAATGATGCCAGAACTCGATTGTTGGCAAGCCGATTGAAGTTGCAAGCGTTACAGACGCTTGCGCTTTTGAACTCTGAAGAGGGTCGAGTTGCGTATGACAAGTTTGTTGTCGAACTAAAATCGAGTGGTAATGCGGATCTCGAGCGATTCGTTTTAATCGCGGAATTTGAAGGCCAAGTAAATACGTTCTTGAATTCGCAAGAGCAAGATGATTCGGCACTGCGAAGCCAGTTGGAGAGTTTTCTGCAACATCCCAACCTTGATTCGACGGCGTTCAACACGGCGAGTCGTACGGCCGGTTTAGTTTTTCAACAGGGGCACGTTGCCTTATCGGCCGATATACTCGAATCTGTCGGTGAGCGTTTTCAGAAAGATGCCGATACGGAAGTGGCAGCCAGCGCCAGGGCGCTGATCGGCGAAGCGACACAAGTCAGAATTACCCAACGTGTCAGTGAAGCGTTAACGGGAGACGCAACTGGACTGGCATCGCTCGGCGAAACGGTAAGCGAGGCCTTGAAGGATAGCCGCACGCGAGATGACGTGTTGGGCTACGCGCTTCAAGCAGCCCTCACCTTTGAATCACGCGGCAGCTTTGAGTCGGCACGGCAAGTGTATCAAATCGTGCAGGATCATTACGAAAGCACTGATGAAGAGCTGATGGCAAGTCTGAATCGTTCGGTGCAGTTGGCCGAGCAACGGATGGATTCGATTGGTAAGCCCATGCAGATAGACGGAGTCCTATTGGATGGCGAACCGTTTGATTGGGAAGCTTATCGAGGGCACCACGTGGTGGTTTGTTTTTGGCAAAGCTGGCACAGTGGCTGGGTGCAGGAAGTTCGCAGCTTAAGACGAACAATCGCGCCGTATCGCGATCAAGGGGTGAAAATCGTCACGATTAATTTGGATGACGATCGAAATGGTCTGGAAAGATATTTGCAGGAAAATCCACTCTCGTTGCCGATCATTGTTAATCCGGATGCCAGTGCGGCGGGCTATCAGAATCCAAACGCCTTACGTGCTGGGGTCGAGTCAGTGCCTTACACGTTGCTCATTGGTCCGCAGGGAGTCGTGCTTGACATCCATTCGAAAGGGGACCGCTTGCAATCCCTCTTAAAAGAGCGACTCGGAAGTTCTGATACGGCCGAAATCGCGCGCGACAGGAATGGCTTGCGTTACGTCGCCGTTCTTTCACCTGAGTCGGATGTTGAAGCGGCGAAAAGCCAAGAGGCTTCGGCAGTGACCGGGTTGTCAAAAGAGTTGCAGGAGACAAATCCTTACGCTCCTCCGGCCGATGCCACCGCCATCGGTTTGATCGACTTCATTCTGGAAATGCAGGATAAGCCTCGCAGCATTCAGCGTCGAAAAGGATTTTCGCTCGGCGTTGTCGAAGCTTCGGACCGATTGCTTGCTTCGGACGCGAAGGAACGGTGGAAGACGATCGCTTTGCTGGCGAAGACAAAATACCTTCACCGAGATGCGTCCTGGGGCAGTGCAAAATCGGAAGAGGCGTTAAACCGAACCATTGATCAATGGAAGGATGATCCACGGCCGGCGGTTGTCAACGAAATGCGATTTCTCCAACTGGAACAACAGGCATTGGCGTCCGACGATACGGCGAAGGATGAACTCCCCGGTTTGTTGAACGCTTTGATCGAATTTTGCGAACAACAGTCGTTGAATGGGCGACATCTTCGCTTAGCTTCCCAATCGGTGCATGTGGTCAATCGACTCGATGCGCCGGATCGAGAGACTTATTTTCAACGCTTGGGGACGGAATTCGTAAAAAGCGACGACAAGCAATTAGCGGCCTATGGGAAGCGAATTGCCCAGTCTGCCGGCTCTCAGAAAGATTACTTGAACAAGCCTCTTGTGTTGACTGGGGTCACGGCCGATGGAGGTCGCTTTGATTGGGATACCTATCGTGGGAATTGGGTCGTTGTCGATTTTTGGGCGACGTGGTGCGGCCCTTGCCGGAAAGCCATGCCAGAACTGCGAACCCTGGCGAAACAGTATCAAACGCAAGGGCTACAGATCGTAGGAGTCAATCTGGATGAAGACTTGAAGGTGGTGGCCGAGTTTCTTTCCCAGGAAGAGTTACCGTGGGCGAATCTGATCGGTAAAGAGGCAACAGAGACTGCCAAGAAGTACGATGTTCGATCTATTCCGAAACTGATGCTCGTCGATCGGAAGGGGCGAATCCGCTTTGTATCTCACAAAGTGGCAGAAATCGCTCAGCGTATCGAGGCCGAGGTGGGTACGTAG